The following are from one region of the Camarhynchus parvulus chromosome 3, STF_HiC, whole genome shotgun sequence genome:
- the IL20RA gene encoding interleukin-20 receptor subunit alpha isoform X2, with protein MKNVLHWSAPEGTGDGVLYKVKYAVYGVGKWIRKPECRNINRTWCDLSGETSDYEEQYYASVKAFLNGACSDWMETTRFNPLTDTKIDPPVVSVSSTDRSISIVLTAPEKWKRSPEEESISLLQVFPGLQYNVSVLNKKTKKRWFFSISNNTLVVPWLEPGTAYCVSARIHVPTPVLDSGFSKEQCITTLKDKTEDETITITFAFIMPTMLALLFTSVACYWVHKYIHIHKQKHPTNLVWQYTDKCKEWVFIPSEKIVLNLITVDGDDCEESRRLSERQSPCYNTVYNDTEGRDLPSEQVLKAKYLLDFSCEEISLKEYTLVEGNQTGNWASHGRSGTQNTWRDKNAEVVEYEHDVRTEGFGPGQKLQEEFSAPGGLQGEPQVALGDLVDVETGQPYSPQLEIQVAHLCLGQKTEELDLKVVDAADELPSETHIDFMDLDTEKSGQTSYHQLEKPTQGLTEKEGVQTILVDWDPDCGRLYIPTLSSVENHMCEGIFKYDDPNQDGILLRLYDKGVSGESPEDQEMYLLQFKEQWGLHVEMED; from the exons ATGAAGAATGTCCTTCACTGGTCAGCACCAGAAGGCACAGGTGATGGAGTACTCTACAAGGTGAAATATGCAGT ATACGGTGTTGGCAAATGGATTAGAAAGCCAGAATGCAGGAATATAAACAGAACATGGTGTGACCTCTCCGGTGAGACCTCTGACTACGAAGAACAATACTATGCAAGTGTTAAAGCATTCCTAAATGGGGCATGCTCTGACTGGATGGAGACCACACGATTCAACCCTCTAACAGACA CTAAAATAGATCCACCCGTGGTAAGTGTATCTTCTACTGACAGATCTATTTCAATCGTTTTGACTGCTCCTGAGAAGTGGAAGAGAAGTCCTGAGGAAGAATCCATATCTCTGCTCCAAGTGTTCCCTGGCCTACAGTACAATGTGTCTGTCCtcaacaaaaaaacaaagaagcGG TGGTTCTTCTCCATCAGCAACAACACCTTGGTTGTGCCCTGGTTAGAACCTGGAACAGCTTATTGTGTCAGTGCACGGATACATGTCCCCACACCAGTTTTGGACAGTGGCTTTTCCAAAGAACAGTGCATTACTACACTGAAAG ATAAAACAGAAGATGAGACTATAACAATCACATTTGCATTTATTATGCCTACCATGCTGGCTCTCCTTTTTACTTCTGTGGCGTGCTATTGGGTGCACAAGTATATCCACatccacaaacaaaaacatccaACAAACCTG GTGTGGCAGTACACTGACAAATGCAAGGAATGGGTTTTCATACCAAGTGAAAAAATAGTGCTCAACCTTATCACTGTTGATGGGGATGACTGTGAGGAATCCAGACGTCTGTCGGAAAGGCAAAGTCCCTGTTATAACACTGTTTACAATGACACTGAAGGGAGGGATTTGCCTTCTGAACAGGTGCTGAAAGCAAAATACTTGCTTGATTTTTCATGTGAAGAGATTTCACTCAAAGAATATACTTTAGTGGAAGGGAACCAGACTGGAAACTGGGCATCTCATGGCCGGTCTGGAACACAGAATACTTGGAGAGATAAAAATGCAGAGGTTGTAGAGTATGAGCATGATGTAAGGACTGAGGGCTTCGGTCCTGGTCAGAAGCTTCAAGAGGAGTTTTCTGCCCCTGGGGGGCTACAGGGTGAGCCACAGGTTGCTTTGGGGGACTTGGTTGATGTGGAAACAGGACAGCCGTATTCCCCCCAGCTAGAGATACAAGTAGCACACCTTTGTTTGGGACAGAAAACAGAGGAACTTGATTTGAAGGTGGTTGACGCAGCAGATGAATTGCCAAGTGAGACCCATATTGACTTCATGGACCTGGATACTGAAAAGTCTGGGCAGACATCCTATCATCAGCTGGAAAAACCCACACAGGGCCTCACAGAGAAAGAAGGTGTGCAGACCATATTAGTTGACTGGGATCCTGACTGTGGAAGACTATATATTCCCACTTTGTCCAGTGTTGAAAATCACATGTGTGAAGGAATATTCAAGTATGATGATCCCAACCAAGATGGAATTTTGCTCAGACTTTATGACAAAGGGGTATCTGGTGAATCACCTGAGGACCAAGAAATGTATCTCCTGCAGTTCAAGGAACAGTGGGGACTTCATGTAGAAATGGAAGACTGA
- the IL20RA gene encoding interleukin-20 receptor subunit alpha isoform X1, which produces MGAGLLALSLLSLLPLLLPPSPAARTGELYCSLPNPRNVRFESVNMKNVLHWSAPEGTGDGVLYKVKYAVYGVGKWIRKPECRNINRTWCDLSGETSDYEEQYYASVKAFLNGACSDWMETTRFNPLTDTKIDPPVVSVSSTDRSISIVLTAPEKWKRSPEEESISLLQVFPGLQYNVSVLNKKTKKRWFFSISNNTLVVPWLEPGTAYCVSARIHVPTPVLDSGFSKEQCITTLKDKTEDETITITFAFIMPTMLALLFTSVACYWVHKYIHIHKQKHPTNLVWQYTDKCKEWVFIPSEKIVLNLITVDGDDCEESRRLSERQSPCYNTVYNDTEGRDLPSEQVLKAKYLLDFSCEEISLKEYTLVEGNQTGNWASHGRSGTQNTWRDKNAEVVEYEHDVRTEGFGPGQKLQEEFSAPGGLQGEPQVALGDLVDVETGQPYSPQLEIQVAHLCLGQKTEELDLKVVDAADELPSETHIDFMDLDTEKSGQTSYHQLEKPTQGLTEKEGVQTILVDWDPDCGRLYIPTLSSVENHMCEGIFKYDDPNQDGILLRLYDKGVSGESPEDQEMYLLQFKEQWGLHVEMED; this is translated from the exons ATGGGCGCCGGGCTGCTGGCGCTGTCGCTGCTGtcgctgctgccgctgctgctgccgccgagccccgcggcGCGCACAG gagAGTTGTATTGTTCTTTGCCCAACCCTAGGAATGTCCGTTTTGAATCTGTAAATATGAAGAATGTCCTTCACTGGTCAGCACCAGAAGGCACAGGTGATGGAGTACTCTACAAGGTGAAATATGCAGT ATACGGTGTTGGCAAATGGATTAGAAAGCCAGAATGCAGGAATATAAACAGAACATGGTGTGACCTCTCCGGTGAGACCTCTGACTACGAAGAACAATACTATGCAAGTGTTAAAGCATTCCTAAATGGGGCATGCTCTGACTGGATGGAGACCACACGATTCAACCCTCTAACAGACA CTAAAATAGATCCACCCGTGGTAAGTGTATCTTCTACTGACAGATCTATTTCAATCGTTTTGACTGCTCCTGAGAAGTGGAAGAGAAGTCCTGAGGAAGAATCCATATCTCTGCTCCAAGTGTTCCCTGGCCTACAGTACAATGTGTCTGTCCtcaacaaaaaaacaaagaagcGG TGGTTCTTCTCCATCAGCAACAACACCTTGGTTGTGCCCTGGTTAGAACCTGGAACAGCTTATTGTGTCAGTGCACGGATACATGTCCCCACACCAGTTTTGGACAGTGGCTTTTCCAAAGAACAGTGCATTACTACACTGAAAG ATAAAACAGAAGATGAGACTATAACAATCACATTTGCATTTATTATGCCTACCATGCTGGCTCTCCTTTTTACTTCTGTGGCGTGCTATTGGGTGCACAAGTATATCCACatccacaaacaaaaacatccaACAAACCTG GTGTGGCAGTACACTGACAAATGCAAGGAATGGGTTTTCATACCAAGTGAAAAAATAGTGCTCAACCTTATCACTGTTGATGGGGATGACTGTGAGGAATCCAGACGTCTGTCGGAAAGGCAAAGTCCCTGTTATAACACTGTTTACAATGACACTGAAGGGAGGGATTTGCCTTCTGAACAGGTGCTGAAAGCAAAATACTTGCTTGATTTTTCATGTGAAGAGATTTCACTCAAAGAATATACTTTAGTGGAAGGGAACCAGACTGGAAACTGGGCATCTCATGGCCGGTCTGGAACACAGAATACTTGGAGAGATAAAAATGCAGAGGTTGTAGAGTATGAGCATGATGTAAGGACTGAGGGCTTCGGTCCTGGTCAGAAGCTTCAAGAGGAGTTTTCTGCCCCTGGGGGGCTACAGGGTGAGCCACAGGTTGCTTTGGGGGACTTGGTTGATGTGGAAACAGGACAGCCGTATTCCCCCCAGCTAGAGATACAAGTAGCACACCTTTGTTTGGGACAGAAAACAGAGGAACTTGATTTGAAGGTGGTTGACGCAGCAGATGAATTGCCAAGTGAGACCCATATTGACTTCATGGACCTGGATACTGAAAAGTCTGGGCAGACATCCTATCATCAGCTGGAAAAACCCACACAGGGCCTCACAGAGAAAGAAGGTGTGCAGACCATATTAGTTGACTGGGATCCTGACTGTGGAAGACTATATATTCCCACTTTGTCCAGTGTTGAAAATCACATGTGTGAAGGAATATTCAAGTATGATGATCCCAACCAAGATGGAATTTTGCTCAGACTTTATGACAAAGGGGTATCTGGTGAATCACCTGAGGACCAAGAAATGTATCTCCTGCAGTTCAAGGAACAGTGGGGACTTCATGTAGAAATGGAAGACTGA